A single window of Plectropomus leopardus isolate mb chromosome 12, YSFRI_Pleo_2.0, whole genome shotgun sequence DNA harbors:
- the LOC121951964 gene encoding leucine-rich repeat-containing protein 30-like, with amino-acid sequence MGGRQSRGFSNKELNEVSQRRKSSGRDEQPSLSSAAERIRRHATVHFGYSTLSLAMRSLDETPSELWELRELQKLNLSMNSLCSLPPALGALDNLVILNLWGNNLSSLPPEISLLKKLRVLFACRNRLSEVPEELGCCTHLEVLSLANNQITGLPSSLAAMHNLTKLNLSHNRIVHIPTCVYSMKGLVFLHLACNRLETIADQIQDLVNLKILIVEGNSIHTLPKTLCFLESLELLNVDFNDLQNVPVELYLLSKLGRLACHPLDKGLHIIHNPLLKPIQEVLQGGLSALYNYLKPT; translated from the coding sequence ATGGGTGGGAGGCAATCTCGCGGTTTCTCCAACAAGGAGCTAAATGAGGTGAGTCAAAGGAGGAAGAGTTCTGGGAGAGACGAGCAGCCCAGCTTGTCCTCGGCTGCCGAGAGGATCCGCAGACATGCCACGGTGCACTTTGGCTACAGCACCCTCAGCCTGGCTATGCGGTCGCTTGATGAGACCCCCTCGGAGCTATGGGAGCTCCGAGAACTCCAGAAGCTAAACTTGTCCATGAACTCCCTGTGCTCTTTGCCCCCTGCCCTGGGCGCGCTGGACAATCTGGTAATCCTCAACTTGTGGGGCAACAACCTGTCGAGCCTCCCACCTGAGATCAGCCTCCTGAAGAAGTTGCGGGTGCTCTTTGCCTGTCGGAACCGCCTGAGCGAGGTCCCCGAGGAGCTGGGCTGCTGCACTCACTTGGAGGTGCTCAGTCTGGCCAACAACCAGATTACAGGCCTACCTAGCAGCTTGGCTGCCATGCACAATCTGACCAAACTCAACCTTAGCCACAACCGCATCGTTCACATCCCCACCTGCGTCTACAGCATGAAGGGCCTGGTCTTTCTCCATTTGGCTTGCAACCGTCTGGAGACCATTGCGGACCAGATCCAGGATTTGGTGAACCTGAAGATCCTCATCGTGGAGGGTAACAGCATTCACACACTGCCGAAGACGCTGTGCTTCCTGGAGTCTTTAGAACTCCTCAATGTTGACTTTAATGACCTGCAAAATGTGCCTGTGGAATTGTACCTACTAAGCAAACTTGGGAGGCTGGCGTGCCATCCGCTGGATAAAGGACTTCATATTATTCACAACCCCCTCCTTAAGCCTATCCAGGAGGTGCTACAAGGAGGACTCAGTGCCCTCTATAACTACCTCAAGCCCACGTGA